A region of the Saccharomyces cerevisiae S288C chromosome II, complete sequence genome:
GCGGAGAAGTCGGCTTGACAAGGTTATATAAGCTGATACCTACAGGTTGCAAGCTGACTTTAGTATCTCCTGACCTACACAAATCCATTATTCCGAAGTTTGGAAAATTCATCCAGAACGAGGATCAGCCCGACTACAGAGAAGACGCTAAACGCTTTATCAATCCGAACTGGGACCCCACGAAGAATGAAATTTACGAGTACATCCGCAGTGACTTCAAAGACGAATACCTCGACCTAGAAGACGAGAACGACGCGTGGTACATAATAATGACCTGTATACCCGACCACCCTGAAAGCGCAAGAATATATCACCTTTGTAAGGAAAGATTCGGTAAGCAGCAGCTGGTCAATGTGGCGGACAAACCTGATCTCTGTGACTTTTATTTCGGCGCCAACCTGGAGATAGGAGACCGTCTACAGATTCTGATCTCTACCAACGGCCTTTCTCCGCGCTTTGGCGCTCTAGTAAGAGATGAGATCCGTAACTTATTCACACAAATGGGGGATCTGGCGCTGGAGGACGCTGTCGTCAAACTAGGTGAGCTGAGAAGAGGAATTAGGCTGCTGGCACCAGACGACAAGGATGTCAAGTACCGCATGGATTGGGCCAGACGCTGCACAGACCTCTTCGGCATTCAGCACTGCCACAACATCGACGTAAAACGTCT
Encoded here:
- the MET8 gene encoding bifunctional precorrin-2 dehydrogenase/sirohydrochlorin ferrochelatase MET8 (Bifunctional dehydrogenase and ferrochelatase; involved in the biosynthesis of siroheme, a prosthetic group used by sulfite reductase; required for sulfate assimilation and methionine biosynthesis) gives rise to the protein MVKSLQLAHQLKDKKILLIGGGEVGLTRLYKLIPTGCKLTLVSPDLHKSIIPKFGKFIQNEDQPDYREDAKRFINPNWDPTKNEIYEYIRSDFKDEYLDLEDENDAWYIIMTCIPDHPESARIYHLCKERFGKQQLVNVADKPDLCDFYFGANLEIGDRLQILISTNGLSPRFGALVRDEIRNLFTQMGDLALEDAVVKLGELRRGIRLLAPDDKDVKYRMDWARRCTDLFGIQHCHNIDVKRLLDLFKVMFQEQNCSLQFPPRERLLSEYCSS